ATCAGTAAGCCTACAAGCCAATAAAGTGATCTTTTTGATCGGATGATCTCCATAAACTTATCTGTGCCCACCTCTTTTACAGTCAGTATAAAAAGCACCCATCCCCCGATACTTCCTGCTAATGCAAGACCTGAAGCACCTAGATGATGCATCAGTATCAGTGAGAATGTTACAGAAGTGATAAGAGAGTAGACAGCGATCTTGGCTGCCTTGCGATGTCTATGTGAAGCATAGAGGAAAAGAGAAAAGAGTTTTGCCAGTCCGAAAGGAAGTAGACCCACCATGTACATTTGAAGTACACTGACAGTCTCCAGTGTCTGCATTTCTGTAAATTTACCTCTCTCAAAAAGCAGCCATACGATAGGTTCGGCCAGTAAGATACCGCCAATCATTGCACCACCCAATAAAAATGCAAGTAACCAAAAGGCTTGATTGAGGTTTTTATAGGCTTCTGTTTCATTGTTGTTTTTCAGTGCTTTAGAAACAGCAGGGAAAAGAACGGTAGCTGTAGCGATGGCAATAATGGCAAGCGGAAGCTGAAAAACACGGTTGGCATAAAAGAGGTAAGAGACGGAGCCCGTCATGAGGAACGTTGCCAAAAGCGTGTCTATAAAAGCAGAGATCTGAGGTGTGGAGTTCCCGAGTATTCCAGGTAAGAACAGAGATTGAAAATGTCTTTTTTCTTCATCGACATCTTTGCTGTTCCTGTATTTCCATCCGCCTAAAAGGATCTTGTGCAGATTTAGATTATGCAGGGTAAGCACATGCGCTATGATCTGTAGTCCTCCACCGATGAGTACAGCAAAACTGAGTGCATATGCCACGGTTTTTGGATCTTCTTTCATATAGATGTAGAGTGCTGCGATCATCGAGATATTGAGCAAGGCCGTTGACAGAGCAGTGGTAGCAAAATGGTTCTTGTATTGTAAGAGGGTAGCTAGAAATGTCACGATGAAGATCAGGTCCAAATACCAAAAATTAATGGCAGTCAAAGGTGCGGTTTTTGCTATAAGTTCTTCACCCCATCCTAATGCTAAAAGTTTAGTAATAGGTTCAGGGAAAAAGGTGATGAGTAGGGAGAATGCCATCAAAAAAAGAAGAAACCGCAAAAAGATAGCCGTAGCAAAAACGCCTTTATGTCTGCTCGCCACAAAAGAGGGCATAAAAGCTTGTGTAAATGCACCTTCTGCAAAGATACGGCGAAAAAGATTAGGGAGTTTGAAGGCGACAAAGAACATATCACTCCACATGGAAGCACCTAGAGCAGAAGCCATAAGGACATCACGCCCAAGACCGGTCATACGTGAAACCAGGATACCGAAACTGTTGGTGAAGATGGATTTAAGTCGCATGGGTCTCTTTAATGTTAAATTGCAGGTATTTTAGCGTAAGTAGGTATAATCTTAAGAACAAACACAGAAGAGCGGGAAGAAGATAAATGTATAGTTATTATTATGCAGATCCTTCTTTTTGAAAGTACAAAGGGTAATGATGTTGTCACTATCTCCTGATCCCTTTTATTTAAGTAAAACCATAATAACTATTCTTTATAATGCCTTCATTGTCTGGAGTTATTATGCATCTTAATTATCGTATTGTTTTTATCATCACTTTCTTGCTGTTCACACTTTCAGTCAGTATGTCCCTTATAAACTACACTGTAACACTTCAATTAACACAAAAACAATTAAGAGATAGCTCTCTGCCACTTACAGTCGATAATATATATACAGAGATTCAAAAGCATATTATTGAACCAAACCTTGTGGCATCCATGATGGCCCATGATACCTTTTTAAAAGATTGGCTTATCAATAAAGAAGATGACACAAATAAAATTACAAAATATTTAGAAACAATTAAAAACAAATATAATATGTTTACAACATTTCTGGTATCCGAAAGAACAAAAAACTATTATAGTTCAAAAGGCTTGGTTGAACAAATCAAAGAAGAAAATAGAGATAATGCCTGGTATTTTTCCTTCAAGGAAATTCCATCTGATCATGAAATAAATCTCGATTTCAATAAACATATCGGTGATTCCCTGGTCATGTTCATTAACCATAAAATATTTGATGAAGAGTATCATATAATAGGTGCTACAGGCATTGGATTAAGAATATCCTATATCAATGATATGCTGAAATATTTTCGGAAACAATACAATTTCAATGTTTATTTCATTAATGAAGAGGGCAAGGTTGTTCTCTGTGAGGATAAAGTCAACGCATTAAAACACATTAAAGATATCCCTGAGTTATATGCACTTAAAGATGACCTTACTACAAAAGAGAAGAAGATCATTGATTATACGAAAGCAGGTGAAGATTATCTGCTCAATGTAAAATATATTCCCGAACTGGACTTGTATTTGATCGTTGAGGCAAAGCTTTCCTATTTTATTGAAGATGTAACAAAAACTTTTTATTTTAATCTCATAGGTTCAATACTTGTGAGTATTTTAATTGCCTTAATGATATTGATAACCATCAGAAAGTATCATAGAAAATTAGAGTATCTTGCAGCTAAGGATACACTGACGGGTCTACCTAATCGTCGTTCTTTTAATAAAAAGTTCCATCATTTTTTCTTGTTGCATAAACGAAATTCAAATCCTATGGCTTTACTGTTTTTAGACTTAGATGACTTCAAGACTATCAACGATACACTCGGACATCAAATTGGTGATGAGGTACTGAAACGTGTTGCAGATATTATCAAACAAAATATCAGAAAAACTGATCTCGTGGCGCGATGGGGAGGTGAAGAGTTTATTATTTCGTTCATTGATTCGAATATGAAAGAAGCCGAAGCCATTGCAGAGAAACTGAGAACACAGATTGAAACAGATATCCTTTTACATCAAATAACCAATCAAACAGTTACCGCCAGCTTTGGACTAACAAATGTTAACGTAGATGATACCATTGATACAATACTTAAACGTGCAGATAATGCACTATACAAAGCCAAGGCTTCTGGAAAAAATAAAATTATATTATCTTGATTCGAATTATAGCGATCAAAGAAGATAGTATCAGCTTGACATCTTTTGAGCCATCCGCAGGTCACATTTAAACGTTTTGACCTCTGACACCGTGAAGAAAGATCTCTATGGTCTCATCGACGATCTGTTCAGCCTGACATTCTCCGTAAAGATAACTTTCAATGAAACCATCCGAAAGTTTTTTGAAAAGGATCGCCAGATGTTTATGGTTCGTGTTTTCGGAAGGGACAAGCATACGAAGCTGCCGGACCAGATACTGATAGATATCCTCAACCACACGATGGTTTGAGATCTCCAATTTATGGAAAAAATAGGGATCGTTCGTGATCGGCTCGTCGCGATGGTGCTCGGTTTGAATGAATTGGGCGTATTTGAAGGTCAGATAAATTTTGAGGTTTTCGAGCGGATCGCTGTCCTCGTGTGCTTTGAGATTGGCAAGAAATATTTCCATCTTTAAGATCAGATATTCGACATAAAGATCTTCTTTCGAACCGAAGAGATTATAAATCGTCCCTACCGATGTTTCAAGTTCTTTGGCCAAATCAGATATTTTAAAATGTTTATATCCTGTCTCGTCAAAATACCGGGCTGCCGCGTTAAGATAGAGCTCTTTTTTGACACGATTCAGCTCTTCATTGATAACCTGTTTCAAATTCTTTCCTGTTTTTTTTAGCAAATCATATCGGAAAAATGTTCTATTCTCAATTAAAAATAACTATATTTATTATTTTGAACTTAATTCAATATTAAGAATACTTCACTACAATTCCGAAACTGAAAAAAAAATTTCTGTAAAGGATGGCCCCGCTGATGCTCCGATCACTTAAAGACTCACTCGAACCCAAACTGATCACGCTATGGCGTATCAGAGGGTATTCCAGATCCGATTTTTATGCCGATCTCATCGCGGGACTTGTGGTTGCGATCGTTGCGCTTCCTCTGGCGATGGCGATCGCTATCGCATCCAACCTTCCACCGGAGAGAGGGCTGTTCACTGCTATTGTTGCCGGATTTATCATATCAGTGCATGGAGGCAGCCGTTATCAGATAGGGGGACCGACAGCTGCATTTATTGTCACGGTGGCAACAGTTGCCATGGAACACGGATATGAAGGATTGGTGTTGGCGACCATCATGGCAGGGATCATTTTGATGATCATGGCCCTGGTTCGTGCAGGAGAATTGATCAAATTTATCCCCTATCCTGTGATCGTCGGATTTACCTCCGGCATTGCTCTTCTCATCGCTTTTTCTCAACTACGGGATTTTTTTGGGCTTGAGGTAGAGAGCATACCTCCCGATTTTATCCATAAATTCATGGTGTATCTTGCACACTTAGATGAAATGAATATCTATGCGGTTATCGTTGCATTGACATCGATCGCCATCATCCTCTTAGTGAAAAAGTATATTCCGAAAATACCCGGACCGATCATCGTTGTTGTTCTTGCGGCTTTAGCCGTATGGATGTTCCATTTGCCTATTGAAACGATTGAGAGCCGTTTTGGTTCCATACCTTCCATGCTTCCTGCACCGACATGGCCGGATATATCGTTTGAAAAAGTGCGTCAACTACTGCCTGATGCGATCACCATTGCGACACTTGCTGCCATTGAATCGCTTCTTTCGGCCGTAGTTGCGGATGGTATGACAGGGACCCATCACAAATCAAATGCTGAGCTGTTCGGGCAGGGTACAGCCAACATCGCTTCAGGATTTTTTGGAGGGCTTCCGGCTACGGGAGCGATCGCCCGGACTGCTACCAATATCAAAGCGGGAGCACGCACACCTATGGCGGGGATTATGCATGCATTTTGGCTTTTTATATTTATGCTTTTTCTCGCACCGCTTATTATCAAGATTCCACTTGCTGCTTTGGCTGCAATATTGATAATCGTGGCATGGAATATGTCCGAAATAAAACATATCAAAGAGATCATGAAAGCACCGCGAAGCGATCGCATTATTTTGATCGTTACGTTTGCATTGACCGTACTGGTCGATCTGAATTTCGCCATCCAGGCCGGTATCGCGTTGGCCTCGATCCTCTTTATCGATTCAATGATGAAAACAACTCATATCCATGTAGTGGAAAATGAAGAAGAAGATCCGGATTCCATTGCACGAAAAATTCTTCCTCAAGGTGTCGAAGCGTATGAAATTGAGGGACCGCTCTTTTTCGGTGTTGCCGAAAAGTTCATTGATACCCTAAGCCTCTTTGAACACCCTCCGAAAGTGTTTATATTGCGGATGCGGCATGTTCCGCTCATCGATGCGGCAGGACTCCATGCACTTGAAATTTTGCATGAACGTCTTGCAAAACAGCAGACGGTTCTCGTCCTTTCCGGCGTACGTCCGAAAGTTCGTACCCATATTGTTGAGGCGAGTTTGAACAAGCTCATCGGAGATGAAAACATTGTTGAACATATCAATAAGGCGATCATAAGAGCCTCTCAGATCATAAAGGGATCTCAAACAGATGTTGAGGGAGGCATTCGATCAAGCGATTACTAAAATATCAAAAAAACCCATTAAGAAGGAGAGACCATGCTTGAAATTAGATGGCATAGCCGTGCCGGGCAAGGTGCAGTTACAGGCGCTAAAGGTTTAGCGGAGGTGGTAGCGACCACAGGTAAAGATGTGCAGGCATTTGCATTTTATGGTTCTGCAAAGCGGGGAGCAGCCATGACGGCATATAACCGCGTGGATGACAAAGTCATCTTAAACCACGAAAAATTTATGGAACCTGACTATGTGCTTGTCATTGATCCGGCACTGGTTTATGCAACGGATATCACTGCGAATGAAAAAGAGAATACAGTGTACATTGTAACGACACATTTAAGCACCCGGGAGCTTGTTGAATCCCAGTCAAAACTGTTAGGGAAAAAAGTCTTCACGGTGGATTGTATCAAGATCTCTCAGGAGACGATCGGAAAAGCGATCCCCAATACACCGATGCTTGGTGCATTGATGAAGATATCGGGGATGTATGATATTGAGTTTTTTAAAGAGAGCATGGCAAAGGTGCTTAAAAAACTTCCTCAGAAAATAGTCGATGCCAATATGATAGCCATTCAACGTGCATATGACGAAGTAAAATAAGGAGAAAACATGCAAGAAAATGGATGGAACACATTCGAGATCGGCACCATACTCAGACCATTTGAAGGGCCAACACCGGATGTGACGGCCATACAGCCTGAGGATCGTTCCTATTCGAAATCCAATTCGTTTAGTGTAAGTGTAGCTGATTGGCGTATCGAGAAGCCTTTGTTCAACAAAGAGCATTGTATCGATTGTCAATTTTGCTGGATCTACTGTCCTGATATGTCGATCATTTCCCGTGATAAAAAGATGATCGGTATTGACTTTGATCACTGCAAAGGATGCGGTATCTGTGTGGAGGTTTGTCCCACCACGCCTAAAGCGCTGCTGATGTTCCCGGAACAAAAAGACGAAGAGACGGCATTGTCTGAATGGCCTGAAAAAGATAAAAAAGAACCAAAGGAGATCTAATGGCTGAACTATTCGAATTACGCGATATGGAAGTATGGGATGGTAATATGGCAGCAAGCCATGCATTGCGCCAGGCACAAGTGGATGTGGTTGCGGCGTATCCCATCACCCCATCAACGCCGATCGTAGAAAATTATGCAAACTTCATGGCAAACGGTTATATTGACGGTGAATATGTCATGGCTGAATCCGAGCATGGTGCGATGTCCTGCTGTATCGGTGCATCCGCAGCCGGCGGACGTGTTGCTACAGCAACGAGTTCACAAGGATTCGCTTTAATGCTGGAAACCCTGTATTCTGCATCCGGGATGCGGCTCCCGATCGTACTCAATGTCGTCAACCGTGCTATCGGTGCGCCGCTCAACGTGAACGGAGACCACTCGGATATGTACATGGGTCGCGACAGCGGCTGGATCCAGATCGATTGCTATAATCCGCAAGATGTGTATGATATGAATCTTGTCGCGTTCCGCGTTTCAGAGGATCATGATATTCGCCTTCCGGCGATGGTGCACCAGGACGGCTTTATGACATCCCATACGGCACAGAGGGTAAAAACACTTGCAGATGATGTAGCGTATGACTTCATCGGTGAATTTAAACCGATGAACGATATGCTGGACCTGGATCATCCTGTCACGCATGGGGTTCAGACCGAAGAGGATTGGCACTTTGAGCACAAAGCCCGTCAGCATCACGCTCTGATGAGCGCTGTTCTGCCTAAGATCCAAGAGGCATTTGATGCGCTGAAAGCATTGACCGGACGTCAATACAACATCGTAGAAAGCTACAATATGGACGATGCCGAGATAGCGATCGTTTGTATGGGGACGTCCGTAGAAACTGCCGAAGAGGTTTCGAATGAGCTTCGCACCCAGGGGATCAAGGCCGGTGTCGTCGGTATCCGTGTTTTCCGTCCCTTCCCGCTTGAACAGATCGCCGATGCACTTAAAGGCTGCAAGGCGATCGCTACGCTTGACCGATCCAGTCCAAACGGTACGGTCGGCGCACTCTATAATGAACTCGCGGGGGCGTTGTTCAATACAGGTACCCAAGCGGTACTGACCAACTACATTTATGGTCTTGGAGGACGTGATTTGACAAAATCCAGTTTGCATTCAATATACCGTGACCTTCAGGAAAATGCGGAGGCCGGGTGTCCAACGACTCCATTACAGCAATTCAGTGGTCTTCGCGGACCGAAACTTTCGTTTTTTTAAGGAGTAAGTATGTTTCAAGCGAAAACAAAAAATCTCAAAAATTTTTCGACATCAGCAGAGCGTTTTGAAGGAGCGAATCTTCTTTGTCCCGGATGCGCCCACTCTATTATTGTCCGTGAAGTATTGAATGCGACCAATGACAATTTGATCCTTGGAGCATCAACAGGATGTCTTGAAGTGTGTACCGCCGTGTATCCGCATACTTCATGGGATGCTTCCTGGATCCATATCGGATTCGAAAATGGTTCCTCTGCCGTGGCAGGCGCTGAAGCGATGTACAAGGCGCTGAAGAACAAAGGGCGACTGAAACAGCCGGACCGCACTCCGAAGTTTGTCGCGTTCGGTGGAGACGGCGCAACGTATGACATCGGTTTTCAGTGGATCTCCGGATGTTTTGAACGTGGGCACGATATGATGTATATCTGTCTGGATAATGAAGTGTATGCAAACACCGGTGGACAGCGCTCCTCTTCAACACCGATCGGTGCGTCGGCAACAACGACTCCTGCCGGACGCATAAGCTACGGTGAAAAACAAAACAAAAAAGATATGATGGCGATCATGGCGGCGCACGGCGCACCGTATGTGGCACAGGTCGCTCCGAACAAATGGAAAGATATGGTCGCCAAGATCCAAAAAGGGTTTGCGACCGAGGGCCCTGTCTTCATCAATGCGATGTCTGCATGTACCACCGAGTGGAAATTTGCCCCGGAAGATACCATCGCTATCTCTGATCTGGCAACCGATTCGTTGGTTTTCCCGCTGTATGAGATCATTGAGGGAACCAAACTCAATATTACCTACCGCCCGAAAAATGTGATTCCTGTACGTGATTACCTCGGTGCGCAAGGGCGCTTCAAGCATCTTTTCACCAAGCAGTACGAGCATCTTATCGACGAGTGGCAGGCACGTGTTGATGCACAATGGGAACATCTCCAACGTCGTGAAGAAGCCTGTCTTTAATTAATCAGAGATCAAGTCGTCATCCTTCTTTACGGAGGGTGGCTATAGTGCCTTCTTCCAGGCTCTCGCAAAATGACAACTCATTTCCTACCTCTCCACCATACTATACACAGCCCGTTTTGATATGCCCGGTGTTTTAGCAATGTTGCTGTCACTCGCGGTGCTAAATGGGCATGTATGAAATACTACGAAACTGATGTCATTTAACGTATTGAAATATCCACAAAAAAAGAGTTCCGAGACCTATTCTTTTCATGATTCCACTTGCGTTCTGCATGGGCATTTTTACATATTTTTTACAGATTTTTACTATACTCAAGGAATCATGAAAAACAAGATTACAGTATTAAAACAGGAAATTTCGAAGCAGGTTATAGGCCATAAAGAGATGATAGATGCTCTGTTGATCGGTTTGTTTACGAATGGTCATATACTTTTAGAAGGTGTGCCAGGTCTTGCGAAGACAACAGCTGTCAATGCTGTATCCAAGAGCTTGAATTTGAACTTTAAAAGAGTCCAGTTCACCCCGGACCTACTTCCTTCTGATATTATCGGTGCAGAGATCTATGATGTAAGATCCGGAAATTTCAAAATCAAACACGGGCCTGTTTTTACCAACCTTCTTCTTGCAGATGAGATCAACCGAGCCCCTGCAAAAGTCCAGTCGGCACTTCTTGAAGTCATGCAGGAACGTCAAGTCACCATCGGGGATGAGAGTTTTGCGATAGAAGATCCTTTTTTAGTGCTTGCAACACAAAACCCGATCGAGCAAGAGGGTGCCTATACACTGCCAGAAGCCCAACTGGACCGATTTATGTTTAAGATCATCGTTGGCTACAATAGTGAGGCAGAAGAGTACGAGATAGCAGAAAAAGCGGCCAATGCAACTTTTGAGAAGGTCAATGCTGTATTGAGTGTGGATGAACTCAATAGTATCAAAGAAGAGGTAAAGCATGTCTATATCGATGATGAACTCAAAGCCTATATCGTCAAACTGATTTTTGCTACACGAGAGCCTCTGAAATACGGGGTAGGGTCTATTGCCGATTATATTCAGTTCGGGGCAAGTCCCAGAGCTACGATCGATATGATGAAAGCGGTTAAAGCCAGAGCCTATTTACGGGGAAACGAGTTTGTATCGCCTATTGATATTGCTTTAACGATCAAAGATGTATTGAGACACAG
The sequence above is drawn from the Sulfurovum sp. TSL1 genome and encodes:
- the murJ gene encoding murein biosynthesis integral membrane protein MurJ, which produces MRLKSIFTNSFGILVSRMTGLGRDVLMASALGASMWSDMFFVAFKLPNLFRRIFAEGAFTQAFMPSFVASRHKGVFATAIFLRFLLFLMAFSLLITFFPEPITKLLALGWGEELIAKTAPLTAINFWYLDLIFIVTFLATLLQYKNHFATTALSTALLNISMIAALYIYMKEDPKTVAYALSFAVLIGGGLQIIAHVLTLHNLNLHKILLGGWKYRNSKDVDEEKRHFQSLFLPGILGNSTPQISAFIDTLLATFLMTGSVSYLFYANRVFQLPLAIIAIATATVLFPAVSKALKNNNETEAYKNLNQAFWLLAFLLGGAMIGGILLAEPIVWLLFERGKFTEMQTLETVSVLQMYMVGLLPFGLAKLFSLFLYASHRHRKAAKIAVYSLITSVTFSLILMHHLGASGLALAGSIGGWVLFILTVKEVGTDKFMEIIRSKRSLYWLVGLLIFSVLLYSINLQLLDLLR
- a CDS encoding TetR/AcrR family transcriptional regulator, with translation MKQVINEELNRVKKELYLNAAARYFDETGYKHFKISDLAKELETSVGTIYNLFGSKEDLYVEYLILKMEIFLANLKAHEDSDPLENLKIYLTFKYAQFIQTEHHRDEPITNDPYFFHKLEISNHRVVEDIYQYLVRQLRMLVPSENTNHKHLAILFKKLSDGFIESYLYGECQAEQIVDETIEIFLHGVRGQNV
- a CDS encoding MoxR family ATPase, with the translated sequence MKNKITVLKQEISKQVIGHKEMIDALLIGLFTNGHILLEGVPGLAKTTAVNAVSKSLNLNFKRVQFTPDLLPSDIIGAEIYDVRSGNFKIKHGPVFTNLLLADEINRAPAKVQSALLEVMQERQVTIGDESFAIEDPFLVLATQNPIEQEGAYTLPEAQLDRFMFKIIVGYNSEAEEYEIAEKAANATFEKVNAVLSVDELNSIKEEVKHVYIDDELKAYIVKLIFATREPLKYGVGSIADYIQFGASPRATIDMMKAVKARAYLRGNEFVSPIDIALTIKDVLRHRIVLSYEAMAEGMSSDDVIQKVLETIPVP
- a CDS encoding 2-oxoacid:ferredoxin oxidoreductase subunit alpha; this translates as MAELFELRDMEVWDGNMAASHALRQAQVDVVAAYPITPSTPIVENYANFMANGYIDGEYVMAESEHGAMSCCIGASAAGGRVATATSSQGFALMLETLYSASGMRLPIVLNVVNRAIGAPLNVNGDHSDMYMGRDSGWIQIDCYNPQDVYDMNLVAFRVSEDHDIRLPAMVHQDGFMTSHTAQRVKTLADDVAYDFIGEFKPMNDMLDLDHPVTHGVQTEEDWHFEHKARQHHALMSAVLPKIQEAFDALKALTGRQYNIVESYNMDDAEIAIVCMGTSVETAEEVSNELRTQGIKAGVVGIRVFRPFPLEQIADALKGCKAIATLDRSSPNGTVGALYNELAGALFNTGTQAVLTNYIYGLGGRDLTKSSLHSIYRDLQENAEAGCPTTPLQQFSGLRGPKLSFF
- a CDS encoding SulP family inorganic anion transporter, which produces MLRSLKDSLEPKLITLWRIRGYSRSDFYADLIAGLVVAIVALPLAMAIAIASNLPPERGLFTAIVAGFIISVHGGSRYQIGGPTAAFIVTVATVAMEHGYEGLVLATIMAGIILMIMALVRAGELIKFIPYPVIVGFTSGIALLIAFSQLRDFFGLEVESIPPDFIHKFMVYLAHLDEMNIYAVIVALTSIAIILLVKKYIPKIPGPIIVVVLAALAVWMFHLPIETIESRFGSIPSMLPAPTWPDISFEKVRQLLPDAITIATLAAIESLLSAVVADGMTGTHHKSNAELFGQGTANIASGFFGGLPATGAIARTATNIKAGARTPMAGIMHAFWLFIFMLFLAPLIIKIPLAALAAILIIVAWNMSEIKHIKEIMKAPRSDRIILIVTFALTVLVDLNFAIQAGIALASILFIDSMMKTTHIHVVENEEEDPDSIARKILPQGVEAYEIEGPLFFGVAEKFIDTLSLFEHPPKVFILRMRHVPLIDAAGLHALEILHERLAKQQTVLVLSGVRPKVRTHIVEASLNKLIGDENIVEHINKAIIRASQIIKGSQTDVEGGIRSSDY
- a CDS encoding pyruvate flavodoxin oxidoreductase subunit gamma; amino-acid sequence: MLEIRWHSRAGQGAVTGAKGLAEVVATTGKDVQAFAFYGSAKRGAAMTAYNRVDDKVILNHEKFMEPDYVLVIDPALVYATDITANEKENTVYIVTTHLSTRELVESQSKLLGKKVFTVDCIKISQETIGKAIPNTPMLGALMKISGMYDIEFFKESMAKVLKKLPQKIVDANMIAIQRAYDEVK
- a CDS encoding 4Fe-4S dicluster-binding protein, which produces MQENGWNTFEIGTILRPFEGPTPDVTAIQPEDRSYSKSNSFSVSVADWRIEKPLFNKEHCIDCQFCWIYCPDMSIISRDKKMIGIDFDHCKGCGICVEVCPTTPKALLMFPEQKDEETALSEWPEKDKKEPKEI
- a CDS encoding thiamine pyrophosphate-dependent enzyme translates to MFQAKTKNLKNFSTSAERFEGANLLCPGCAHSIIVREVLNATNDNLILGASTGCLEVCTAVYPHTSWDASWIHIGFENGSSAVAGAEAMYKALKNKGRLKQPDRTPKFVAFGGDGATYDIGFQWISGCFERGHDMMYICLDNEVYANTGGQRSSSTPIGASATTTPAGRISYGEKQNKKDMMAIMAAHGAPYVAQVAPNKWKDMVAKIQKGFATEGPVFINAMSACTTEWKFAPEDTIAISDLATDSLVFPLYEIIEGTKLNITYRPKNVIPVRDYLGAQGRFKHLFTKQYEHLIDEWQARVDAQWEHLQRREEACL
- a CDS encoding sensor domain-containing diguanylate cyclase, with the protein product MHLNYRIVFIITFLLFTLSVSMSLINYTVTLQLTQKQLRDSSLPLTVDNIYTEIQKHIIEPNLVASMMAHDTFLKDWLINKEDDTNKITKYLETIKNKYNMFTTFLVSERTKNYYSSKGLVEQIKEENRDNAWYFSFKEIPSDHEINLDFNKHIGDSLVMFINHKIFDEEYHIIGATGIGLRISYINDMLKYFRKQYNFNVYFINEEGKVVLCEDKVNALKHIKDIPELYALKDDLTTKEKKIIDYTKAGEDYLLNVKYIPELDLYLIVEAKLSYFIEDVTKTFYFNLIGSILVSILIALMILITIRKYHRKLEYLAAKDTLTGLPNRRSFNKKFHHFFLLHKRNSNPMALLFLDLDDFKTINDTLGHQIGDEVLKRVADIIKQNIRKTDLVARWGGEEFIISFIDSNMKEAEAIAEKLRTQIETDILLHQITNQTVTASFGLTNVNVDDTIDTILKRADNALYKAKASGKNKIILS